A genomic segment from Conger conger chromosome 2, fConCon1.1, whole genome shotgun sequence encodes:
- the LOC133119240 gene encoding stannin-like, which yields MSIMDHSPTTGVVTVIVILIAIAALGALILGCWCYLRLQRIGQSEDEESIVGEGETKEPFLLVQYSAKGPRVEHKTKLTPSSAESHR from the coding sequence ATGTCTATTATGGACCACAGTCCTACCACTGGGGTGGTGACGGTCATTGTCATACTCATTGCAATCGCTGCCCTGGGTGCCCTCATCCTGGGGTGTTGGTGCTACCTTCGCCTGCAGCGCATTGGTCAATCAGAGGATGAGGAGAGCATTGTGGGAGAAGGCGAGACGAAGGAGCCCTTCCTGTTGGTGCAGTACTCTGCCAAGGGCCCTCGGGTGGAGCACAAGACCAAGCTCACGCCCAGCAGTGCTGAAAGCCACCGCTAA